A region of Arabidopsis thaliana chromosome 5, partial sequence DNA encodes the following proteins:
- the SRT1 gene encoding sirtuin 1 (sirtuin 1 (SRT1); FUNCTIONS IN: NAD binding, DNA binding, zinc ion binding, hydrolase activity, acting on carbon-nitrogen (but not peptide) bonds, in linear amides; INVOLVED IN: protein amino acid deacetylation, chromatin silencing, regulation of transcription, DNA-dependent, regulation of transcription; LOCATED IN: chromatin silencing complex; EXPRESSED IN: 23 plant structures; EXPRESSED DURING: 14 growth stages; CONTAINS InterPro DOMAIN/s: NAD-dependent histone deacetylase, silent information regulator Sir2 (InterPro:IPR003000); BEST Arabidopsis thaliana protein match is: sirtuin 2 (TAIR:AT5G09230.7); Has 1807 Blast hits to 1807 proteins in 277 species: Archae - 0; Bacteria - 0; Metazoa - 736; Fungi - 347; Plants - 385; Viruses - 0; Other Eukaryotes - 339 (source: NCBI BLink).), whose protein sequence is MSLGYAEKLSFIEDVGQVGMAEFFDPSHLLQCKIEELAKLIQKSKHLVVFTGAGISTSCGIPDFRGPKGIWTLQREGKDLPKASLPFHRAMPSMTHMALVELERAGILKFVISQNVDGLHLRSGIPREKLSELHGDSFMEMCPSCGAEYLRDFEVETIGLKETSRKCSVEKCGAKLKDTVLDWEDALPPKEIDPAEKHCKKADLVLCLGTSLQITPACNLPLKCLKGGGKIVIVNLQKTPKDKKANVVIHGLVDKVVAGVMESLNMKIPPYVRIDLFQIILTQSISGDQRFINWTLRVASVHGLTSQLPFIKSIEVSFSDNHNYKDAVLDKQPFLMKRRTARNETFDIFFKVNYSDGCDCVSTQLSLPFEFKISTEEHVEIIDKEAVLQSLREKAVEESSCGQSGVVERRVVSEPRSEAVVYATVTSLRTYHSQQSLLANGDLKWKLEGSGTSRKRSRTGKRKSKALAEETKA, encoded by the exons ATGTCTTTAGGTTACGCAGAGAAATTATCCTTCATTGAAGATGTTGGTCAAGTCGGCATGGCTGAATTCTTCGACCCATCTCATCTTCTACAATGCaag ATTGAAGAACTTGCTAAGTTGATTCAAAAG AGTAAGCATCTAGTAGTCTTTACTGGTGCAGGCATTTCAACTTCTTGTGGTATTCCTGATTTCCGAGGCCCCAAAGGAATTTGGACGTTACAG CGCGAGGGCAAAGATTTACCTAAAGCATCTCTGCCATTTCACCGTGCAATGCCGAGTATGACCCATATGGCTTTGGTTGAATTAGAAAGAGCTggcattttaaaatttgttatcaGTCAG AATGTGGATGGCTTACATCTTCGATCTGGAATACCAAGAGAGAAGCTTTCTGAACTGCATGGAGACTCTTTTATGGAGATGTGCCCATCATGTGGAGCAGA GTACCTGCGTGATTTCGAGGTGGAAACTATTGGATTAAAGGAGACATCAAGAAAGTGTTCTGTTGAAAAGTGTGGAGCTAAACTTAAAGATACGGTCTTGGATTGGGAG GATGCTTTGCCTCCAAAAGAAATTGATCCTGCGGAGAAGCACTGCAAAAAGGCTGATCTTGTACTCTGTTTGGGTACCAG TTTGCAGATAACCCCTGCTTGCAATTTGCCTCTCAAGTGTCTCAAAGGTGGAGGCAAGATCGTCATAGTTAATCTTCAg AAAACACCgaaagacaagaaagcaaatgTAGTGATTCATGGTCTTGTTGATAAG GTGGTTGCAGGGGTCATGGAATCGCTCAACATGAAGATTCCTCCATATGTCAGAATTGATCTTTTCCAGATAATCCTAACTCAATCTATAAGCGGAG ATCAGAGGTTTATTAATTGGACCCTGCGTGTTGCGAGTGTTCATGGATTGACTTCTCAGTTACCATTCATCAAGTCTATTGAG GTTTCTTTCTCAGATAACCATAATTACAAAGACGCAGTTCTCGATAAGCAGCCTTTTCTTATGAAAAG GAGAACAGCACGAAACGAAACTTTTGATATATTCTTTAAAGTTAACTACAGTGACGGTTGTGACTGTGTCTCCACTCAACTTAGCCTCCCATTTGAATTCAAG ATTTCAACAGAAGAGCATGTAGAGATTATTGACAAGGAGGCTGTGCTACAAAGCCTGAGAGAGAAAGCGGTAGAAGAATCCAGTTGCGGGCAAAGCGGTGTGGTTGAGAGAAGAGTGGTTTCTGAACCGAGAAGTGAGGCTGTTGTGTATGCTACGGTGACTAGTCTCAGGACTTACCATAGTCAACAATCTCTGCTTGCTAATGGAGACCTGAAATGGAAGCTGGAAGGTTCTGGAACATCCCGTAAACGCTCTAGAACCGGGAAGCGAAAATCGAAGGCTCTGGCAGAAGAAACCAAGGcatag
- a CDS encoding Cysteine/Histidine-rich C1 domain family protein (Cysteine/Histidine-rich C1 domain family protein; FUNCTIONS IN: zinc ion binding; INVOLVED IN: intracellular signaling pathway; CONTAINS InterPro DOMAIN/s: Protein kinase C-like, phorbol ester/diacylglycerol binding (InterPro:IPR002219), Zinc finger, PHD-type, conserved site (InterPro:IPR019786), DC1 (InterPro:IPR004146), Zinc finger, PHD-type (InterPro:IPR001965), C1-like (InterPro:IPR011424); BEST Arabidopsis thaliana protein match is: Cysteine/Histidine-rich C1 domain family protein (TAIR:AT3G26550.1); Has 1807 Blast hits to 1807 proteins in 277 species: Archae - 0; Bacteria - 0; Metazoa - 736; Fungi - 347; Plants - 385; Viruses - 0; Other Eukaryotes - 339 (source: NCBI BLink).), producing MSEVGVFRKEEIDGKLFLAYTLTQTETPTSSGEAAAAAKKAMYFGVDDLPLQPLFFCPSVRIKFLHSKPKNHDDDHHHGGFMPHPLNSTPHFPCTRSHDQQGESLLDCDKDYICKLPVIPLFWCNNKEFRYGKFDCRACNGNIFSTSYFTCLQCQGKFHKECVESPLEIKHPSHPFHSLRLFSGSSNQKCSCCKVYTPNMYYHCTTCELSMNPVCAMRPVPLVVDHPKSHPHPLSFFPTQASTVCNICAMIKKLDPTYICIQCVFVIHKGCMGFPHIIRISRHPHRISFTSSLPPGNFSCGVCRQQVDNNYGAYSCEICDDYFVHSKCSLLPRIWDGKELEGVPEEDDKIDDGEPFKRIADGIILHPFHSHHMRLEIDKAYDGNKYCRGCALPIYEGQFYSCMECDFILHESCANAPRMKRYPLYPHPLTLKGTTTRHENQKGKVCCSECRRDCNGFFYEYRKEKEIFQLDLRCASIIEPFDYQGHQHPLFLPWDTKKKTRCQMCKYESKESKLICLECDYSICFRCATFPYKARYKHDSHFLTICDGKEESDEPDWCEVCEGKIEEVKETGYNWKGKKTELRYYKCNDCCTALHVDCLFGRDMYIKPGETEKEYLSFSDFSFSEDVWKWMDVRALLNSSLSRPICNGCKCRCPFPIFYKGDKLIFCSWYCLKIEHPPTPSRVSW from the coding sequence ATGAGTGAAGTCGGTGTATTTCGTAAGGAGGAAATTGATGGAAAATTGTTTTTGGCTTACACATTAACACAAACAGAAACCCCAACGTCCTCCGGTGAAGCAGCTGCGGCGGCCAAAAAAGCTATGTATTTTGGCGTCGACGACCTCCCTCTTCaacctctttttttctgtccTTCTGTCCGCATCAAATTTCTCCattccaaaccaaaaaaccatgatgatgatcatcatcatggtGGTTTCATGCCTCATCCGTTAAATTCTACCCCTCACTTCCCTTGTACAAGAAGCCATGATCAACAAGGCGAGTCGTTGCTTGATTGCGACAAAGATTATATCTGTAAGCTCCCTGTAATCCCTCTTTTTTGGTGCAACAATAAAGAATTTCGCTATGGCAAATTCGATTGTCGTGCATGTAATGGGAATATTTTCAGCACAAGCTATTTTACATGTCTCCAGTGTCAAGGAAAGTTCCACAAAGAATGTGTAGAGTCTCCACTTGAGATCAAACACCCTTCCCACCCTTTTCATTCTCTTCGACTTTTCAGTGGTTCAAGTAATCAGAAGTGTAGTTGCTGTAAAGTATATACACCAAATATGTATTATCATTGTACTACCTGCGAGTTGAGTATGAATCCAGTATGTGCAATGAGGCCGGTACCCTTAGTTGTAGACCACCCAAAAAGCCACCCCCACCCTCTCTCCTTTTTCCCTACACAAGCTTCTACAGTTTGCAATATTTGTGCAATGATTAAGAAGCTTGATCCCACATACATCTGTATCCAATGTGTTTTCGTAATCCATAAAGGTTGTATGGGTTTCCCACATATCATAAGGATATCTCGTCACCCCCACCGTATCTCCTTTACCTCTTCTCTTCCACCTGGAAACTTTTCCTGCGGAGTATGTAGGCAACAAGTTGACAACAATTATGGTGCATACTCTTGCGAGATATGTGatgattattttgttcattcGAAATGTTCATTACTTCCAAGGATTTGGGACGGAAAAGAACTTGAAGGAGtaccagaagaagatgataagatAGATGATGGGGAGCCGTTCAAGAGGATAGCTGATGGAATAATACTCCATCCTTTTCATAGTCACCATATGCGGCTTGAGATCGACAAAGCTTATGATGGAAATAAGTATTGTCGAGGATGTGCCCTTCCAATCTATGAAGGTCAATTCTATTCATGCATGGAATGCGACTTCATCCTCCACGAAAGCTGTGCAAATGCTCCACGCATGAAACGGTATCCCTTATATCCACATCCACTTACACTAAAAGGTACCACCACGAGACATGAGAATCAAAAAGGTAAAGTTTGTTGTAGCGAATGCCGACGTGATTGCAATGGCTTCTTCTATGAGTATcgtaaagaaaaagaaatcttcCAGCTAGACCTACGATGTGCCTCGATTATTGAACCATTTGATTATCAAGGCCACCAACATCCCTTATTTCTACCTTGggacacaaagaaaaagacacGATGTCAAATGTGCAAATACGAAAGCAAGGAGTCAAAGTTAATTTGCTTGGAATGCGATTATTCTATATGCTTCCGTTGTGCTACTTTTCCGTACAAGGCAAGGTATAAACATGATAGTCATTTCCTCACAATTTGTGATGGGAAAGAGGAAAGTGACGAACCAGATTGGTGTGAGGTTTGCGAAGGCAAAAtagaagaagtaaaagagaCAGGGTATAACTGGAAAggtaaaaaaacagaattgcGATACTACAAATGCAATGACTGCTGCACCGCTCTTCATGTTGATTGTTTATTTGGGAGAGACATGTACATTAAACCTGgtgaaacagaaaaagagtatctctctttttccgaTTTCTCATTTAGCGAAGACGTTTGGAAATGGATGGATGTTCGGGCTCTTCTCAATAGTTCCCTCTCTCGACCAATTTGCAATGGATGCAAGTGCCGTTGTCCATTCCCAATATTTTACAAAGGGGACAAACTAATATTCTGTTCTTGGTATTGTCTTAAGATTGAGCATCCACCGACTCCCTCCCGTGTTTCTTGGTAA
- a CDS encoding Cysteine/Histidine-rich C1 domain family protein (Cysteine/Histidine-rich C1 domain family protein; FUNCTIONS IN: zinc ion binding; LOCATED IN: cellular_component unknown; CONTAINS InterPro DOMAIN/s: Zinc finger, RING-type (InterPro:IPR001841), DC1 (InterPro:IPR004146), Zinc finger, PHD-type (InterPro:IPR001965), C1-like (InterPro:IPR011424); BEST Arabidopsis thaliana protein match is: Cysteine/Histidine-rich C1 domain family protein (TAIR:AT5G55780.1); Has 1807 Blast hits to 1807 proteins in 277 species: Archae - 0; Bacteria - 0; Metazoa - 736; Fungi - 347; Plants - 385; Viruses - 0; Other Eukaryotes - 339 (source: NCBI BLink).), translated as MQGEEENTNITKIQISFVATMSSVGVFRKEEIDGNPYFVILTETKVDQKRRKKTYFLCPAARIKYLKFKRKMLENYDYGDDNEDDDNDADEDAKEDGDGHDKLYPFNSSSHFPNTRRGDRQGKSLLDCYLPGICKNPVVPLFRYNDKEPYCHISQCGACKGKMLDTSKDYACLQCQRKFHRECVESPLEIKHPSHPFHSLRLYGLPTFQKCFCCETSLYDMFYHCATCDLSMSPVCALKPVPIVIEQSRSHHHPLTFFPAQALICHICAVIKKFDPAYICVQCVFVVHKNCIGFPHVIRISRHSHRISFTSSLPSRKLSCGVCRKQVDNKYGAYSCLECDAYFVHSSCATHPKVWDGKELEGVPEEDDIIDDGEPFERIADGIILHPFHSHHLRLEISIAYDANKYCRGCALPIYEGQFYSCMECDFILHESCANAPRMKRHPLYPHPLTLKVAKHNIDGGIFHCSECRRVGNGFFYECGKENNIVQLDLRCASIIEPFDYQGHEHPLFLPWETEKETRCQMCKYDSGHSKLICMDCDYSICFRCATFPYMARYKHDSHFLTISNGKEESDQQDWCEICERKIVKVKERGNVLWNQKEALRYRCNVCCTTLHIDCLHGKEMYIKPRETERDHLTFHTFRDMERIFIRVHLNSSLSRPVCSRCNRRCPFPIFFKGLRLIYCSLDCVRNLPRFSLLV; from the coding sequence ATGCAAGGGGAAGAGGAGAAtacaaatatcacaaaaatccaaatttccTTTGTAGCAACCATGAGTTCCGTGGGTGTATTTCGTAAGGAGGAAATCGATGGAAACCcatattttgtgatattaacagaaacaaaagttgatcaaaaaagaagaaaaaaaacatattttttatgtCCTGCTGCACGTATAAAATATCTAAAGTTCAAACGAAAGATGCTCGAGAATTATGATTATGGTGACGATAACGAAGACGACGATAATGATGCTGACGAAGATGCCAAAGAAGATGGCGATGGTCATGACAAGCTGTATCCATTCAATTCTTCCTCTCACTTCCCCAACACAAGACGCGGTGATCGACAAGGCAAATCTTTGCTTGACTGCTACCTCCCTGGAATCTGTAAGAACCCCGTAGTTCCTCTTTTCAGGTACAACGATAAAGAACCTTATTGTCACATATCCCAGTGCGGTGCATGCAAAGGGAAAATGCTCGACACAAGCAAAGATTATGCATGTCTCCAATGTCAAAGAAAGTTCCACAGAGAATGTGTTGAGTCTCCACTTGAGATCAAACACCCTTCCCACCCCTTTCATTCTCTTCGACTTTACGGTCTTCCAACGTTTCAGAAGTGCTTTTGTTGTGAAACATCTCTCTACGACATGTTTTATCATTGTGCTACCTGCGATTTGAGTATGAGTCCGGTCTGTGCGTTGAAGCCGGTACCCATTGTCATAGAACAATCAAGAAGTCATCACCATCCTCTCACCTTTTTCCCTGCACAAGCTTTAATTTGCCATATATGCGCCGTGATTAAGAAGTTTGATCCCGCATACATCTGTGTCCAATGCGTCTTTGTCGTCCACAAAAACTGTATCGGTTTTCCACATGTCATAAGAATATCACGTCACTCTCATCGTATCTCTTTTACGTCTTCTCTTCCATCTAGAAAGCTGTCATGCGGAGTCTGTCGGAAACAAGTTGACAACAAATATGGTGCATACTCTTGCCTTGAATGTGATGcttattttgttcattcaaGTTGTGCAACACATCCAAAGGTGTGGGATGGAAAAGAACTCGAAGGAGtaccagaagaagatgatataaTAGACGATGGTGAGCCGTTCGAGAGAATAGCTGATGGAATAATACTCCATCCGTTTCATAGTCACCATCTACGACTTGAGATCAGCATAGCTTATGATGCAAATAAGTATTGTCGAGGGTGTGCCCTTCCAATCTATGAAGGTCAATTCTATTCATGCATGGAATGCGACTTCATCCTCCACGAAAGCTGTGCAAATGCTCCGCGCATGAAACGACATCCTTTATATCCACATCCTCTTACACTAAAAGTTGCCAAGCATAATATTGACGGAGGTATATTTCATTGTAGCGAATGCAGGCGTGTTGGTAATGGCTTCTTCTATGAGTGTGGTAAAGAGAATAATATCGTCCAGCTAGACTTACGATGTGCCTCGATTATCGAACCATTTGATTATCAAGGTCATGAGCATCCCTTGTTCCTACCCTgggaaacagagaaagagacacGATGTCAAATGTGCAAATACGACAGCGGCCATTCAAAGTTAATTTGCATGGACTGCGATTATTCTATATGTTTCCGGTGTGCTACATTCCCATACATGGCAAGGTATAAGCATGACAGTCATTTTCTCACAATTTCCAATGGGAAAGAGGAAAGTGATCAGCAAGATTGGTGTGAGATTTGTGAACGCAAAatagtaaaagtaaaagaaagagGGAATGTGCTGTGGAATCAGAAAGAAGCATTGCGATATAGATGCAATGTTTGCTGCACCACTCTTCACATAGATTGTTTACACGGGAAAGAGATGTACATCAAACCTCGGGAAACAGAACGAGATCATCTCACTTTTCACACTTTTAGAGACATGGAAAGGATATTTATTAGAGTCCATCTCAACAGTTCTCTCTCCCGACCCGTTTGCAGTAGATGCAATCGTCGTTGTCCATTCCCAATATTTTTCAAAGGGTTAAGACTAATCTATTGTTCTCTGGATTGTGTTAGAAATCTGCCACGTTTTTCCCTTTTAGTTTGa
- a CDS encoding uncharacterized protein (unknown protein; BEST Arabidopsis thaliana protein match is: unknown protein (TAIR:AT1G45163.1); Has 1807 Blast hits to 1807 proteins in 277 species: Archae - 0; Bacteria - 0; Metazoa - 736; Fungi - 347; Plants - 385; Viruses - 0; Other Eukaryotes - 339 (source: NCBI BLink).), with amino-acid sequence MFYVYGFYWAILKIKIMIFSSPYLGPFSKKPNPFIFLTHSSRHQPPPNDHLYHHGTKSSSSSTKSPSSSTSTETTAASISSSSPWRWIHSFVADLELFFLERILAVKFGCLCSGGKKMIKKNRIGSGPRILVLFHRLQDPEYPRLADTDPETEMTDPPDTDPDPDTSKIPDIRIRNRPNSQPFNIKTCQYS; translated from the coding sequence atgttttatgtttatgggTTTTATTGGGCCatactaaaaattaaaattatgatattttccAGCCCATATCTTGGCCCATTTTCCAAAAAACCTAATCCTTTTATCTTCCTCACTCATTCCTCTCGACACCAGCCTCCACCAAACGACCATCTCTACCACCATGGCACCAAATCGTCATCCTCCTCCACCAAATCACCCTCATCCTCAACCTCCACCGAAACAACCGCTGCctctatctcttcttcttccccttggCGTTGGATTCACTCTTTCGTTGcagatttggagctgtttttTCTGGAAAGAATCTTGGCGGTGAAGTTCGGTTGCTTGTGTTCGGGAggaaagaagatgataaaaaaaaaccggATCGGATCCGGTCCGCGGATACTCGTACTTTTTCACAGACTTCAGGATCCCGAATATCCGAGGTTGGCAGATACGGATCCAGAGACTGAAATGACGGATCCGCCGGATACGGATCCGGATCCGGATACCTCAAAAATCCCGGATATCCGGATCCGTAACAGGCCTAATAGCCAAccatttaatataaaaacttGTCAATACagctaa
- a CDS encoding Cysteine/Histidine-rich C1 domain family protein (Cysteine/Histidine-rich C1 domain family protein; FUNCTIONS IN: zinc ion binding; INVOLVED IN: intracellular signaling pathway; LOCATED IN: cellular_component unknown; EXPRESSED IN: sperm cell, flower; EXPRESSED DURING: 4 anthesis; CONTAINS InterPro DOMAIN/s: Protein kinase C-like, phorbol ester/diacylglycerol binding (InterPro:IPR002219), Zinc finger, RING-type (InterPro:IPR001841), DC1 (InterPro:IPR004146), Zinc finger, PHD-type (InterPro:IPR001965), C1-like (InterPro:IPR011424); BEST Arabidopsis thaliana protein match is: Cysteine/Histidine-rich C1 domain family protein (TAIR:AT4G10370.1); Has 1807 Blast hits to 1807 proteins in 277 species: Archae - 0; Bacteria - 0; Metazoa - 736; Fungi - 347; Plants - 385; Viruses - 0; Other Eukaryotes - 339 (source: NCBI BLink).), which produces MDSGGHKLPLQPLFSCPSSRINFHKRNHIDGHETQEFYPFNCSPHFPSKRTSTDQEGESFLDWDNPYICKLPVVLLFWCNTEQPDPEDFRCGACGRPTLSATYYACLICEKMFHKECVESPFEIIHPSHPFHSLRLTSSPQSQNCICCHHYFNDIFYHCSTCKLIMHPICAMRSIPFAVDHPKSHSHPLTFYPAQASLVCHFCASIKKFDPTYICIQCVFAIHKDCRGFPHVIRISRHHHRISFTSSLLSGTFSCGVCREQVDNNYGAYACNKCDGYFVHSKCAIDPKVWDGKELEGVPEENDKIDDGEPFKRIADGIILHPFHSHHLQLEIFRAYDENTYCRGCALPIYEGQFYSCMECDFILHESCANAPCMKRHPLHPYPLTLLNTASPGEESVSQCTACRRLVVGFYYFHYLDKHHERIALDLRCASIIEPFEFHGHKHPLYLPWEDSNKVTHCQICKEDFDMDSLEVNCMECDYTICFHCASLPEKVRYKHDSHFLMICDGKEASDKPYWCEICEGKIEVVKEKANSGDKKKKRLPTNRDKKERKIYKCNDCCTTLHAECLLGQTFTSNLLKQ; this is translated from the coding sequence ATGGATTCTGGTGGCCATAAACTCCCTCTTCAACCTCTTTTTTCATGTCCTAGTTCACGTATCAATTTTCATAAGCGCAATCACATTGATGGTCATGAGACTCAAGAGTTTTATCCATTCAATTGTTCCCCTCACTTCCCCAGCAAAAGAACCAGTACTGATCAAGAAGGCGAATCTTTCCTTGATTGGGACAACCCTTATATCTGTAAGCTTCCTGTAGTCCTTCTCTTTTGGTGCAACACTGAACAACCTGATCCAGAAGATTTTCGGTGTGGTGCATGCGGGCGTCCAACGCTCAGTGCAACCTATTATGCATGCCTTATATGTGAAAAAATGTTCCACAAAGAATGCGTAGAGTCTCCATTCGAGATCATACATCCTTCCCACCCTTTTCACTCTCTTCGACTTACCAGTTCTCCACAGAGTCAAAACTGCATTTGTTGTCACCATTATTTCAACGACATTTTTTATCACTGTTCTACATGCAAGCTCATTATGCATCCGATCTGTGCGATGAGGTCAATACCCTTTGCTGTAGACCACCCAAAAAGCCATTCCCACCCTCTCACCTTTTACCCTGCACAAGCTTCTTTAGTTTGCCATTTTTGTGCCTCGATTAAGAAGTTTGATCCCACATATATTTGTATCCAATGTGTCTTCGCAATCCATAAAGATTGTCGGGGTTTCCCGCATGTCATCAGGATATctcgccaccaccaccgtatatcttttacctcttctcttctatctGGAACCTTTTCATGCGGAGTCTGCAGAGAACAAGTTGACAACAATTATGGTGCGTATGCTTGCAATAAATGTGAtggttattttgttcattcaaAATGTGCAATAGATCCAAAGGTGTGGGATGGAAAAGAACTCGAAGGAGTAccagaagaaaatgataagatAGATGATGGTGAGCCGTTCAAGAGGATAGCTGATGGAATAATACTCCACCCTTTTCATAGTCACCATCTGCAACTTGAGATCTTTAGAGCTTATGACGAAAATACGTATTGTCGAGGGTGTGCGCTTCCGATCTATGAAGGTCAATTCTATTCATGCATGGAATGCGACTTTATCCTCCATGAAAGTTGTGCAAATGCTCCATGCATGAAGCGACATCCCTTACATCCATATCCACTTACACTTTTAAACACGGCATCTCCTGGTGAGGAAAGTGTAAGCCAGTGTACTGCATGTAGGCGTCTGGTTGTTGGCTTCtactattttcattatttagaTAAACATCACGAACGTATAGCACTAGACTTACGGTGTGCCTCGATTATCGAACCATTTGAATTCCACGGCCACAAACATCCCTTATACCTACCTTGGGAGGACTCAAATAAAGTGACGCACTGTCAAATCTGCAAAGAAGATTTTGATATGGATAGTTTGGAAGTAAATTGCATGGAGTGCGATTATACGATATGTTTCCATTGCGCTTCCTTGCCAGAAAAAGTAAGGTATAAGCATGATAGTCATTTTCTCATGATCTGTGATGGAAAAGAGGCAAGTGATAAACCATACTGGTGTGAGATCTGTGAAGGAAAAATAGAagttgtaaaagaaaaagcgAATTCGggggacaaaaaaaaaaaaaggttgcCAACAAATagagacaaaaaagaaaggaaaatttataaatgcaATGACTGCTGTACCACTCTTCATGCTGAATGTTTACTTGGCCAGACATTTACTTCAAATCTGCTCAAACAATAG